A single genomic interval of Trinickia acidisoli harbors:
- a CDS encoding cobyrinate a,c-diamide synthase, which translates to MPSCPALFIGAAASGQGKTTVTAALARAHRRRGLRVRVFKIGPDFLDPTILERASGAPVDSLDLWMVGETLCRQLLADAAREADLILVEGMMGLFDGTPSGADLALRFGLPVAVVIDAQAMAQTFGAIALGLASFNPSLAFHGVFANRVGSEYHARLLEDALPTSVRWLGHVPGTPDIALPERHLGLHTANEIDDLDARLERAADALEATALARLPPAADFDTPPRSPLPRLLDGLHIAVAHDAAFSFVYPANLRLLTSLGARVSTFSPLADEPLPTATDAVYLPGGYPELHASALARHTRTASAIRAHAAAGRPLFAECGGMLYLLESLTDSAGETMPMLGLLPGHAALGKQLAALGMQAIHGAQGEMRGHTFHYSHVETPLAPILTARRAQSETPGEPMYRSGAIVASYLHGYWPSNPAFMAAIFHGDAI; encoded by the coding sequence ATGCCGTCGTGTCCTGCGCTCTTCATCGGCGCCGCTGCATCGGGCCAAGGCAAGACCACCGTCACGGCCGCGCTCGCGCGAGCCCATCGTCGTCGCGGCTTGCGCGTGCGCGTCTTCAAGATCGGCCCGGATTTTCTCGATCCGACGATTCTCGAACGCGCGAGCGGCGCGCCCGTCGATTCGCTCGATCTTTGGATGGTGGGGGAAACGCTCTGTCGTCAGTTGCTGGCCGACGCAGCGCGCGAAGCCGATCTCATCCTCGTCGAAGGCATGATGGGACTATTCGACGGCACCCCGAGCGGCGCCGATTTGGCTTTGCGCTTCGGGCTGCCCGTCGCCGTCGTCATCGATGCGCAAGCGATGGCTCAAACCTTCGGTGCCATCGCGCTGGGCTTGGCGAGCTTCAATCCATCGCTCGCGTTTCACGGCGTCTTCGCCAATCGCGTCGGGTCCGAATACCATGCGCGGCTGCTCGAGGACGCATTGCCGACAAGCGTGCGCTGGCTCGGCCATGTGCCCGGCACCCCGGATATCGCACTGCCCGAGCGGCATCTGGGCTTGCATACCGCCAACGAGATCGACGATCTCGATGCGCGCCTCGAGCGCGCCGCCGATGCGCTCGAGGCGACCGCGCTCGCGCGGCTACCGCCCGCGGCCGACTTCGACACGCCGCCTCGCTCACCGCTGCCTCGCCTACTCGACGGCCTGCACATCGCGGTCGCGCACGATGCCGCGTTCTCCTTCGTGTATCCCGCCAACCTGCGCTTGCTGACCTCCCTCGGCGCGCGCGTGAGCACGTTCTCGCCGCTCGCTGACGAACCGTTACCTACCGCAACGGATGCCGTCTACTTGCCGGGCGGCTATCCCGAGCTGCATGCGTCCGCGCTCGCACGACACACGCGCACCGCCAGTGCGATCCGCGCGCATGCCGCGGCGGGCCGCCCGCTCTTCGCCGAATGCGGAGGCATGCTTTATCTGCTCGAGAGCCTGACCGACAGCGCCGGCGAAACGATGCCGATGCTCGGCCTGCTGCCCGGACACGCCGCGCTCGGCAAACAGTTGGCGGCGCTCGGCATGCAAGCGATCCACGGCGCGCAAGGCGAAATGCGCGGCCACACGTTTCACTACTCGCACGTCGAAACCCCGCTGGCCCCGATCTTGACGGCACGGCGTGCTCAATCGGAGACGCCTGGCGAACCGATGTACCGCTCAGGCGCAATCGTCGCCTCGTACCTCCACGGCTATTGGCCGTCCAACCCGGCTTTTATGGCAGCAATATTTCATGGCGATGCAATTTGA
- the bluB gene encoding 5,6-dimethylbenzimidazole synthase: protein MAMQFDDAQRAAVYRAIYERRDMRHFVRGSVDAAVLARLIDAAHHAPSVGFMQPWRIIRITDAALRTALHGAVEQERMRTAEALGERHDEFMRLKVEGMLECGELLVMALMDGREKHVFGRRTLPEMDLASVACAIQNLWLAARAEGLGMGWVSLFDVDEVRTLMRMPPGAKPIAILCLGHVEAFYPKPMLELEQWAKRMPIGECVFENYWPTDQTTAKTSEAE, encoded by the coding sequence ATGGCGATGCAATTTGACGACGCGCAGCGCGCAGCCGTATACCGCGCGATTTACGAACGCCGCGACATGCGGCACTTCGTGCGAGGGTCCGTCGATGCAGCCGTCCTCGCGCGCTTGATCGACGCGGCGCACCACGCGCCGAGCGTCGGCTTCATGCAGCCATGGCGCATCATTCGTATTACCGATGCGGCGCTGCGCACAGCCTTGCACGGCGCGGTGGAGCAAGAACGTATGCGCACGGCGGAAGCGCTAGGCGAACGGCACGACGAATTCATGCGGCTGAAGGTGGAAGGCATGCTCGAATGCGGCGAGCTGCTCGTGATGGCGTTGATGGACGGCCGCGAAAAACACGTCTTCGGGCGACGCACGCTGCCCGAGATGGATCTAGCGTCAGTCGCATGCGCGATTCAGAACCTGTGGCTCGCGGCACGCGCCGAGGGCCTCGGCATGGGATGGGTATCGCTCTTCGATGTCGATGAGGTGCGTACGCTGATGCGCATGCCGCCTGGCGCGAAGCCGATTGCGATTCTATGTCTCGGGCATGTCGAAGCCTTTTACCCGAAGCCGATGCTCGAGCTCGAGCAATGGGCCAAGCGAATGCCGATCGGCGAATGCGTCTTCGAGAATTATTGGCCGACTGACCAGACAACCGCTAAAACGTCCGAGGCCGAATGA
- a CDS encoding H-NS family nucleoid-associated regulatory protein has translation MEQLEGEARERLIRWLRRRMDEYGITVEAVAESISADKQAERPILYRDAMGNTWDGYGDPPDWLRRAVAAGQQMDFFRCES, from the coding sequence ATGGAACAGCTTGAAGGCGAGGCTCGCGAACGGTTGATTCGCTGGCTGCGACGCCGCATGGACGAGTACGGCATTACCGTGGAAGCCGTCGCCGAATCGATTTCCGCCGATAAGCAGGCGGAGCGGCCCATACTTTATCGCGATGCGATGGGCAACACGTGGGATGGGTACGGGGATCCGCCCGATTGGCTGCGCCGCGCCGTGGCAGCGGGCCAGCAAATGGATTTCTTCCGCTGCGAAAGCTGA
- a CDS encoding response regulator, which translates to MSDARSILPNRERKDFLSGGGELGRLIRAHDWRSTPLGDPESWPQNLKLALRIILNSRQPMWIGWGASLVYFYNDAYQSIIGGKHPWALGRPTAEVWHEIWSDIGEMLALAMSGGEATYVEAQHLIMERNGYPEETYYTFSYSPIPNDDGSIGGIICANTDDTQRVIGERQLALLRDLAAGTANARNWQEASEYSIRALGREARDLPFAMLYLAEPGDTAVKLVGASGIDAAHEAAPSSISFDAAGLWPVHEALRSHCPVVVSDLRARVTSQLPMGPWDEPPKQGVVVPIVLSGDAGRAGALVVGLNPFRLFDENYRSFLGLVAGQISAAVTHAQAYEEERRRAEALAEIDRTKTAFFSNVSHEFRTPLTLMLGPLEDALGDATEAALAPSQRERLATAHRNGLRLLKLVNSLLDFSRIEAGRVVATFEPTDLAKLTAEFASNFESATERAQLALSIECEPLPQPVYVDRDMWEKVILNLLSNAFKFTFEGEIGVATRLSDDGTAAEVIVRDTGVGIPPRELPRLFERFHRVEGQRSRSFEGSGIGLALVHELVKLHGGTIGVDSKVGRGTTFKLRLPLGYAHLPPERVGSTRASSPRSGRADAYVEEALRWLPHGDVGEIDSDDVPVDRADEMPEWSFGRGTMGARVLVADDNADMRDYIGRLLRSRWDVETVRDGCAALEAIRRREPDLILTDVMMPGLDGFGLLREIRGDAQLQHLPVVMLSARAGEEARVEGLESGADDYLTKPFSARELMARVNANLEMARLRRDATRELLESEARFRNMANHAPVMMWVSDPTGSLTYLNRLWCEFTGQSLDEALGAGAWNALHADDRKQYEDSFLSANTTGEAFSAECRVRRADGVYRWALSAAAPRFSDDGAFLGYIGSIIDITHRKEAERILRETNVVLERRVASAIAERLHTEAQLRQAQKMEAIGKMTGGVAHDFNNVLQVIAGNLQLLSRDVAGNLRAEQRLQTAIAATSRGSRLASQLLAFGRRQPLSPKSVNLGRLIRGIDDMLRRSLGEGVEIETLVTGGLWNTFVDTVQVENALLNLAINARDAMQGQGKLTIEAGNAFLDETYVARHGDVMAGQYVMVAVTDTGCGIPPELLERVFEPFYTTKPEGQGTGLGLSMVYGFVKQSGGHIKIYSEVGHGTTVRIYLPRARQPEDIETDIETGPITGGSETVLVVEDDEDVRGTVVDLLSELGYRVLRAKDAQSALAIVESGVPIDLLFTDVVMPGPLGSPELARKARERLPNVAVLFTSGYTDNAIVHGGRLDDGVDLLSKPYSREAMARKIRHVLRNQVRGVSVPAPAPSLPPQLLEREVLPDASQLTARVLLVDDDAMVRFTTADMLAYLGHVVTEAGDATDALRLLSERAFDVIVTDIALPDLSGDELAMRAIALQPGLRVIFATGYDALPDDSDHQALAGAMLLRKPYNKERIEEAMNAAMAARLAAGASRAAIEERSAPAVAEKSAKQIPSI; encoded by the coding sequence ATGAGCGACGCACGAAGCATATTGCCCAACCGCGAGCGAAAAGATTTCTTGTCCGGGGGCGGCGAACTGGGCCGGCTCATTCGCGCTCATGATTGGCGCTCCACGCCGCTCGGCGACCCCGAAAGCTGGCCTCAGAATCTGAAGCTCGCGCTGCGCATCATCCTCAATTCTCGCCAGCCGATGTGGATCGGCTGGGGCGCTTCGCTGGTCTATTTCTACAACGATGCCTATCAATCGATCATCGGCGGCAAGCACCCGTGGGCACTGGGGCGGCCGACGGCGGAGGTCTGGCACGAGATCTGGAGCGACATCGGCGAGATGCTCGCGCTTGCGATGAGCGGAGGGGAGGCGACTTATGTCGAAGCGCAGCACCTCATCATGGAACGCAACGGCTATCCCGAAGAGACCTATTACACGTTCTCGTACAGTCCGATTCCCAACGATGACGGCAGCATCGGCGGCATCATCTGCGCCAACACCGACGATACGCAGCGCGTGATCGGGGAGCGACAGCTCGCGCTGTTGCGCGATCTCGCCGCAGGGACGGCCAACGCGCGCAATTGGCAGGAGGCGAGCGAGTACAGCATCCGTGCGCTCGGCCGTGAAGCACGCGATCTGCCCTTCGCGATGCTCTATCTGGCCGAACCTGGCGATACGGCTGTCAAACTCGTGGGTGCCTCAGGCATCGACGCGGCGCACGAAGCAGCGCCATCCAGCATTTCGTTCGACGCAGCGGGACTGTGGCCGGTGCACGAAGCGCTGCGTAGCCATTGCCCCGTCGTCGTGTCGGATCTGCGCGCTCGCGTGACTTCGCAACTGCCGATGGGTCCGTGGGACGAGCCGCCAAAACAAGGCGTCGTGGTGCCGATCGTGCTTTCGGGCGACGCGGGGCGCGCCGGGGCGCTCGTCGTCGGTTTGAATCCGTTTCGGTTGTTCGACGAAAACTATCGCAGCTTCCTCGGTCTCGTCGCCGGTCAAATCAGCGCGGCCGTCACCCACGCGCAGGCGTATGAGGAAGAGCGTCGGCGCGCGGAAGCATTGGCCGAGATCGACCGCACCAAGACCGCGTTCTTCTCGAATGTCAGTCACGAATTTCGTACTCCGCTCACGCTGATGCTCGGCCCGCTCGAGGACGCGCTCGGCGACGCGACGGAGGCGGCGCTCGCGCCGTCGCAGCGGGAGCGCCTCGCGACGGCACATCGCAACGGGCTGCGTCTGCTCAAGCTCGTCAACTCGTTGCTCGATTTTTCGCGCATCGAGGCCGGGCGAGTCGTTGCGACGTTCGAGCCGACCGATCTTGCCAAGCTAACCGCCGAATTCGCGTCGAACTTCGAATCGGCGACCGAACGCGCGCAACTCGCGTTGTCGATCGAATGCGAGCCGTTGCCGCAACCCGTCTACGTCGACCGCGACATGTGGGAAAAGGTCATCCTGAACCTGTTGTCGAATGCGTTCAAATTTACGTTCGAAGGGGAGATCGGCGTGGCGACGCGTCTGTCCGACGACGGAACGGCTGCCGAAGTCATCGTGCGCGATACCGGCGTGGGCATTCCGCCGCGTGAGTTGCCGCGCTTGTTCGAACGGTTTCATCGTGTCGAAGGGCAGCGCAGCCGCTCGTTCGAAGGATCCGGCATTGGGCTCGCGCTGGTTCATGAGCTCGTCAAACTGCACGGCGGCACCATTGGCGTCGACAGCAAGGTCGGACGCGGCACGACGTTCAAGCTGCGGCTGCCGCTCGGATACGCCCATCTGCCGCCCGAGCGCGTCGGTTCCACGCGCGCGTCGTCGCCGAGATCGGGGCGTGCCGACGCTTACGTGGAAGAGGCGCTGCGTTGGCTGCCGCACGGCGATGTGGGCGAGATCGATAGCGACGACGTGCCGGTCGATCGCGCCGACGAGATGCCCGAGTGGTCGTTTGGTCGAGGCACGATGGGCGCGCGCGTGCTCGTTGCCGACGACAACGCCGACATGCGCGATTACATCGGCCGCTTGCTGAGGAGCCGCTGGGACGTGGAGACGGTACGGGACGGCTGCGCGGCATTGGAAGCGATCCGCAGGCGCGAGCCCGATCTCATATTGACCGACGTCATGATGCCCGGGCTCGACGGCTTCGGTCTATTGCGCGAGATTCGCGGCGACGCGCAATTGCAGCACTTGCCCGTCGTCATGTTGTCCGCGCGGGCGGGTGAAGAGGCGCGTGTCGAAGGGCTCGAATCGGGTGCCGACGATTATTTGACGAAGCCTTTCTCCGCGCGCGAGCTCATGGCGCGCGTCAATGCGAATCTCGAAATGGCGCGCTTGCGGCGCGATGCGACGCGCGAGTTGCTCGAGAGCGAGGCGCGCTTTCGAAACATGGCGAACCATGCACCGGTGATGATGTGGGTCAGCGATCCCACCGGCTCGTTGACTTACCTCAATCGGCTCTGGTGCGAGTTCACCGGGCAGTCGTTGGACGAGGCATTGGGCGCAGGCGCATGGAATGCGTTGCATGCCGACGATCGTAAGCAGTACGAAGATTCGTTCTTGTCGGCCAACACGACCGGCGAAGCGTTCAGCGCCGAGTGCCGCGTGCGCCGCGCGGACGGCGTCTATCGCTGGGCACTGAGCGCGGCCGCACCGCGCTTCAGCGACGACGGCGCGTTTCTCGGCTACATCGGCTCGATCATCGATATCACGCATCGTAAGGAGGCCGAACGAATCTTGCGGGAGACGAACGTGGTGCTCGAGCGGCGCGTGGCTTCGGCGATCGCGGAGCGCTTGCACACCGAAGCGCAACTGAGGCAGGCGCAAAAGATGGAGGCGATCGGCAAGATGACCGGCGGTGTCGCGCACGATTTCAATAACGTGCTGCAGGTGATCGCCGGCAATCTGCAATTGCTGAGCCGTGACGTGGCCGGCAATCTGCGCGCGGAGCAGCGCTTGCAGACCGCGATCGCGGCGACGTCGCGCGGTTCGCGGCTTGCCTCGCAACTGCTCGCCTTCGGCCGCCGGCAACCGCTTTCACCGAAGAGCGTCAATCTCGGCCGGCTGATTCGCGGCATCGACGATATGCTGCGCCGCTCGTTGGGCGAGGGCGTCGAAATCGAAACGCTCGTCACAGGCGGCCTTTGGAATACGTTCGTCGATACCGTCCAGGTCGAAAACGCGTTGTTGAACCTCGCGATCAACGCGCGCGATGCCATGCAAGGGCAAGGCAAGCTCACGATCGAGGCGGGCAATGCGTTCCTCGACGAAACCTACGTCGCACGTCACGGCGACGTGATGGCCGGGCAATACGTGATGGTGGCCGTGACCGATACGGGGTGCGGTATTCCCCCCGAATTGCTCGAGCGCGTCTTCGAGCCGTTCTATACGACCAAGCCCGAAGGACAAGGGACCGGTCTCGGGCTGAGCATGGTGTACGGCTTCGTCAAGCAATCGGGCGGACACATCAAGATCTACAGCGAGGTGGGGCACGGCACGACGGTGCGCATCTATTTACCGCGCGCGCGCCAGCCGGAAGACATCGAGACCGATATCGAAACGGGACCGATCACGGGCGGTAGCGAAACGGTGCTCGTCGTCGAGGATGACGAAGACGTGCGCGGCACCGTCGTGGATTTGCTCTCGGAACTCGGCTATCGCGTTCTGCGGGCGAAGGACGCTCAGAGCGCGCTCGCTATCGTCGAGAGCGGCGTGCCGATCGATCTATTGTTCACCGACGTCGTCATGCCGGGCCCGCTCGGCAGTCCCGAGCTTGCCCGCAAGGCGCGCGAACGTCTGCCGAACGTTGCCGTGCTGTTTACCTCCGGCTATACCGATAATGCGATCGTGCACGGCGGCCGTCTCGACGATGGCGTGGATTTGCTCAGCAAGCCGTACAGCCGAGAGGCGATGGCCCGCAAGATACGGCATGTGCTGCGCAATCAGGTGCGCGGCGTGAGCGTGCCGGCCCCAGCGCCGAGTCTGCCGCCGCAGTTGCTCGAACGCGAGGTGTTGCCTGACGCTTCGCAATTGACGGCGCGCGTGCTGCTCGTCGATGACGACGCAATGGTTCGCTTCACGACGGCCGACATGCTCGCCTACCTCGGGCATGTCGTCACCGAAGCCGGCGATGCGACCGACGCGTTGCGGCTGCTCAGTGAGCGGGCGTTCGACGTCATCGTCACCGATATCGCGCTGCCCGATTTGTCGGGCGACGAGCTGGCCATGCGTGCGATCGCGCTGCAGCCGGGCTTGCGCGTGATATTTGCGACGGGCTACGACGCACTACCCGACGACAGCGATCATCAGGCGCTCGCGGGTGCGATGCTGCTGCGCAAGCCGTACAACAAGGAGCGCATCGAAGAAGCGATGAACGCCGCGATGGCCGCGCGCCTCGCGGCGGGGGCGTCGCGTGCGGCCATCGAGGAACGTTCGGCACCGGCTGTCGCCGAGAAATCGGCCAAGCAAATACCGTCGATTTGA